The genomic window CAGAGGAAGATTTGAGTCGAATCACCGTcgaaattaattacatttGCTTCATGTAGCTTGCTCATTCGTGTCGACGATAAATATGTACTTAGATTATACGTTTTGTAGATGATTAAAATAACCATGTGCAATGACAACGTTGGTTGCTTGCCCATGAATTTATCTAATCAAGGACTTACATCTCTTTCTACGAATGATCGGTCTAGACCTTGACTTTCACTGATTCTCGCTTCGATTTCTATATTAATCTTTACAGCTACAGATTAACTTAAAAAGCTTCTTCCTGCGAAAGACTGTTTTTATCGTCATTATACAGAATTTCCATTCCTGAATTCACAAGAATTTTAGAATATAAACAAACATGAATAAGTACGGATGAATTAGCCGTGCTATTTAAATCGTTATAAACATACCCGTATGAGTATAATTTTTACAGCCTGTATAATCCATCAACGATTTAATTACTGTAACACGAATAGTCCGATCAGGAAGCAATCACGTTAGTTATCGTGGTCCCTTGTTTACGATGGACTGGGCTCCGATTAATTGCACACTACGGGGTTACGATATTGAAAGTGTACCAGCGCAATGGCGCCTTCAGCAATCACTCACAAACCTCCGTAATCGCAAACTTCGCTTATAACAAATCGGTACAGTACACCTCAGGAAAAAATCTAACTGTTCGAAACATTCTAGTTAAAATAACCCGTTCCATCTTACGTGCGCGAGCGAACGAGCCGTGACCATTTGTGCTTCTGTGACAGGAAAATATACAACAGTACCTATACGATATGacggtaataataatttgacgaGGTGCGGACACTGGGTCACTTACTTTGACCATCATCAAAGTCTACGGATCACTAATGTGAAAATGTTGGAATAGCGTAATTTTGCACGCTATACCGAATACAAATACCTAAAAATACGCAACAGCAGTGCCAAGAAATGTATTCTTGTCATTGAATCACTATTTATTGCAGGAATACATTTCCGCTCGTTATATTCGCATgcaacaaaaaagtttttgaacaGATTTGTTCGGTTACGGCATTCTTTTATCAATGCTGCGAAGGTTTCtataatggtgaaaatatgTCACAGTTTAATCAGTAAATACTAAGTATAGCAAATTGTAAAGATTTTAATACTTGGTCAACGTACTTGCGACTCAGAGGAGATTGGATAGaaatttgtatgaaaataaattggcTATTTTAAAGAAGCTACTggtaggtaaaaaaatttgaacaaaattgaaaCTGGTGAGGGTTAAAATTGGCCATCTTCGCGGTACATCACGTCCGTAATAATAGCGTCGAGTCTACGTGAAACAAGTTTTCAAAACGTTTGTTCGACACCGGGGTACAAAATGTGCGCGAAACAAATTGCGCGACGGTACGGAATTTGAATGACTAGCGCCACCTAGGAATAATCCGAGGAACCTGAGCAATAATAACTGGCTCATCTGTCAGATGAGTCGATGTTTGAAAAAGGTTATGTTGCGTTGTGGTTGATAAGAAGCGCAGAAGCACCGATTGGTAGTATCTTATATCCATGGCTGCGTAATGACAGTCGTATTGTGAAGgttaatcattttcaaaaaatgaaattcagcGAAAAGGAACTCGCTGAAGCCAGCAACGGACCTGCCGACCTCGAGGGTCGACTAAATCACAAGAGAGCACACAAGTCGGGTTAGTACGTAAAAAGTTGACAATTATCCGGCCTATCCCGAACTTGTAGCTCTAATTTGCTTAAACAGCTCACATACACTCCCTGACACTGAGAACGTGACGTCAGCAATCACCGCGTCACAATTACTATCGACGCTATCCATTTACATAACCTCAAAGACGTGCTAATCTTCAACGTTGGATTCACCTTCGGGCAAAAAATATCCGTtgaattattatgattatattaGCGTTTTGACGCTCTTCGCGCGTCTCGTTCTTGCTACGAAGTCTCGTTGATCCAAGAAGCGTTTAAATATACTAAATCTCGTCTTTTTGCAACGTAATTCGCAACACAAGCATTGAGCGATCTGTTTAAAAGAGTACAATATCTCgaaggaaaaattattaaatatataataataaataagcaGTCAACTGTATGTAGtgcaattattcaattaaatttattctagTTCAGATTTAGAAATATAGATCAAACAAACGTAATTTGCATTTGTTGCGATATTGTTGATCTGCACGAAAATTGCATCAATTTAGAGTAttgttgacaaatttttacacaccGTTTTATGTGGAACACAGTCTGCACTATCTTGCAGTAATTACTTTTACTTTGACTGCATCCGACCGTGACGGACGAATTTGTACAGACTGTGAACTTTTTCGATCTCACCGCAAATTATCTAACGGTTCAGTAGGCAGGAAAACATCGCTAGATATTTTACAAACCAATATCGAAGAAATAGAAAGTAAGAGAGTATCCagcagtgtttttttttcccgagaAATGCAACTAAATATTTGGCAACTGCTTTGGACTTCAAAACAGAAGCAAATCAAGAGAACAAAACATTCTgcaaaaaactgtttttcaattcacaaaCCAATGCTTGTATCACTTTATTTGATAAGACTAGAAAAGTACTGCAGTGATAAAACTACATTGTTAAGAAACTCATGTCGAACATAAGCATATaatttgtatttgtttttcaggttttaaagaaaaatggtTCAAGCTAAGATGGAACCTGCTTTTTTACTTCAACATCAACGACCTTGGTCAAATCGACAAGAGGCAGCCCTCGGGTGTAATGGTTTTGGAAAACTGCAGTATTAATTTGGATACAACGACTGAGGGTGCGTTTGCATTTAGTATATCGTTTAGGGATGAGCATGATAAGCGTCATGTCTTTAGCGCTCAATCGGAATCAAAAGTCGAGCAGTGGGTAATGATACTAAAACAGTCAAGTTACGAATATTGGCGATCTAGGCTGATTACGTTACAAGAAAGGCTGTGTAAGAAAACTGGTAAAGACCCCTTGCTGATGTACCCAAGAAATCAAGGGGTGGTTAGAGATCAAGCTTGGGAGAACATGCCCAGCTTCAAATCTCACGTTCGAAATCTTAAATCTACCGTCATCACATCCTCTGGAATTAACACTTTAACCAGAGAAGTTAATCTTATTGAATTTTGACAATGAAAAGTAACGTGAATGGCTTAGGCGCCGGTCATTCTTCAGACTGTTAAAGAACAAAATTAAAGTAAATAAACTCGAATAATTTAGACTTAAGCTGTTATGAATCCACACAGATCTAAATCATAACTATCACAGAACAGATATTGGATTggtgtatatgtgtatgatAGTAAAGATGccgggaaaatttttagctaatcatatatgtatgtactgCTTAATTCGTGTGTTGACAatacgaatatttttactataaaGATTAGTGGAATAGAATCTTTGCTATCGCTCAAGTGATGTACACCAgtgttacaatatttttaaggTATTTAAAGtataactaaaaataataacctCTTAACGATTTATACTCTGAAAcactattattatataaaaaaaaaaaaaaactgttttaccTGAATTAGGCAATAgcattatatacacatacaattAAGTATTAAACGTTAGATTGTATTCATCAGAAAGAAAATCCTGTTGACACTTTGGCTAGTTATTAGTTTTAGCCCCTAATAATCCCGATACCAAATActcatcgatttatttattgtattaaTATTTGTATGTATCTATGCATCACGAATACTGTTATACTCAATACAAGCCTGtgtaatttaagaaaaattgaatgtatttttatattagGTTTCGATAGTTTTTTGAAACAGTTGTATAAAAGTCTGCTATACCAGTCGTTTCGTTGCCTATACGAACATGTATAAATCTACCACAGATTTCTGTTACCGTACAAAAAATGTTGCCGCGATTACGACAAAATAACGGTTCTATAGATGTACTagtaaagaatattttcatcattagTCACGGAAcactttttaattaataaaaccATGTACGTAGTTAACTACACTGAGCCTTTCACGATGGAATCGATTTAAACGTAGACTGCAGTTATCCTGAGATTTTTCtgcaagaaaataaatcacatttACTCGTCGCACGTGATGCGTCAGCTTTTATTGTACGTAGTACGATGCCCGAACCTGCTTCTATTGTGgtttattttacaaatatgTTACGCATGCGAATTTAGTGTTCCGAGGATTGTGATAAAATCTTAccaacaagaaaaaaagaggcgAACGTGATAACAGAAAATACGCTTACGTCTATAACGTGGAAGCTATGTCATACATGTGTTTGGTGTGGTgatatttgttattattcgTTATCTACCATATGTTTCAATTCAAGCCAACTCGCAACACAAAAAGTATTATGATACGAATAATACGGTGGAATGCATATTATTGGATATGTTTGGGGTCGTCGGTAATAtcaataaacaattatacTGCTGATAACTGAAAGCGAGAACGAAACCTAACCGATATTCAAGCCGTGAAGCGAAGGCTGTTCGAGATAAAAACACTATAAAAGCCCGGAACTTTGGTTCGAATTATTTTCTTGTACTTGTTTGTATCTAGGTATGACGTACAGTGGCTGCGAAATGCATATTAATTCAGGATGTATTGAACTTGACAATTTCCAACAACGTTTCATCGGGTGTTGACTTCATTAAtgtaatttaaatattatgtTACCGAATTTAATGCGTCGtagtaaattttcaactataaaaataaacatacaaATGTTAACCCAGACGGCACAAAACTTGAAGTCGTCAGAAAATGGCGCATAAGACGTCCTTTAGACATCTTTTCAAAATGACAATGTATGTTTAAATACGTACGAGAAGGAATACCCTTACCtagaaaaaaacattgaaattaaaatccttcgcaaaaataagaaatcaaCACGAAATCGTTCTCTGTGCCATAACTAACAAACACTTATGCTgaggaaaaagttgaaaattatcataaatATAGTTTCTACATCAcatgaatatgaaattttctgcCATTTCGCAGAATACGgtagtaaaattattatttgaatattttcatttagcACCACTAATTACCATGCAACACGAGAACTTGACCGCATAATTTACACGCAGTCCACGAAGCATACATACCGCTGCACCAAGCGTTTACCGCATACGCCGTCAAACAATAAGCGCATTATACAGATTATAAACcatttgaaatgatttgaaTTAATCGTCAATTAATTTTGACAATTATCCTGGGAATGAGTGGATAGTAGATGCCTTCAAAGGGAACGAAATGTACTACGCCTATGAGGTGAGCCCGAATAGGGTTTTCCAAGCTGTGCGGATatctatttttaattacaacgAGTAGCAAATAAAAGACGCCGCGCTCTAAAAACTTTCGCGAACTTGTGGGACTCGAGATATTTTAAACATCCGCCACGCTGGTCAATCCTCACGTGCAGAAACGAATAAGTTTTGAAAACACGAAACTGTAACTAGGAAATGCAAAGTCTGAGTTATAACTTCTGCGCATAACATAATGCTAATGCTTTTCTACATATTCTACGTTTTCACACCGTTACACGTAGCGG from Neodiprion lecontei isolate iyNeoLeco1 chromosome 1, iyNeoLeco1.1, whole genome shotgun sequence includes these protein-coding regions:
- the LOC107222020 gene encoding pleckstrin homology domain-containing family J member 1; amino-acid sequence: MFEKGYVALWLIRSAEAPIGSILYPWLRNDSRIVKVNHFQKMKFSEKELAEASNGPADLEGRLNHKRAHKSGFKEKWFKLRWNLLFYFNINDLGQIDKRQPSGVMVLENCSINLDTTTEGAFAFSISFRDEHDKRHVFSAQSESKVEQWVMILKQSSYEYWRSRLITLQERLCKKTGKDPLLMYPRNQGVVRDQAWENMPSFKSHVRNLKSTVITSSGINTLTREVNLIEF